A genomic window from Flavobacterium phycosphaerae includes:
- a CDS encoding M16 family metallopeptidase: MKKSIIVLSSLFLTLIMQAQDRSQPKPGPSPVLNIKKPETFSLPNGLKVLVVENHKLPRVSFSLSIDNAPYAEGNKKGVDDLTSSLIGNGSVKTSKDAFNEEIDFLGANINFYSSGASASGLSKYSGRILELMAEGALTPNFTQEEFDKEKDKLIEGLKTQEKSVPVVAGRVENVLSFGKNHPKGEYLSEETINNVSLRDVKDNYRTYFVPEHAYLVVVGDVKTKDVKKMVEKLFGSWVKATAPRLEYSNPSNVQYTQINFVDMPNAVQSEISLINTVNLKMSDPDFFPVILANQVYGGDFNSYLNMNLREKHGWTYGARSSVGFDKYAFSQFKANSQVRNAVTDSAVVEAIKELGRIRTEKVSDEMLNSVKAGYIGRFVMQVEKPATVARYALNIETEGLPADFYENYIKNINAVTVDDIMRVANKYFLADNLRIVVTGKGSEVIAGLEKLKIPMFYFDKFGNPTEKPAMKKPVPAGVTVKSIIDGYVKAIGGDKALKTVKSISTVGTTKIPQAPMPLDYKSKSDAKGKMLVELSMQGMSIMKQVVNGNTAYMAQQGQKKVLEGEELAKAKESAVLFNETLLTNKAGVKVTAVEPINGNDAYAVVDGDTTYYFDVKSGLKTAEATSDEDESGKKSSRVSYFNDYREVKGVKIPFNTIMNVGIELDIKISEAKINEGVSDVDFQ, from the coding sequence ATGAAAAAATCAATTATAGTATTATCAAGCTTGTTTTTAACTTTAATCATGCAAGCACAAGACAGATCACAACCAAAACCAGGCCCATCACCGGTTCTTAATATCAAAAAACCGGAAACTTTTTCGTTACCAAACGGATTAAAAGTGTTAGTGGTTGAAAACCATAAACTACCAAGAGTTTCTTTTAGCTTATCTATTGACAATGCTCCTTATGCCGAAGGCAATAAAAAAGGAGTAGATGATTTAACCAGCAGCTTAATAGGAAATGGTTCTGTCAAAACATCAAAAGACGCTTTCAACGAAGAAATCGATTTTCTTGGAGCCAACATCAACTTTTATTCTTCAGGAGCTTCCGCCAGCGGATTATCAAAATACTCTGGAAGAATCCTTGAATTAATGGCAGAAGGGGCTTTAACGCCTAACTTTACTCAAGAAGAATTTGATAAAGAAAAAGACAAATTAATCGAAGGGTTAAAAACACAAGAAAAAAGCGTTCCTGTAGTAGCCGGAAGAGTGGAAAACGTATTGTCATTTGGTAAAAACCACCCAAAAGGTGAATATTTATCAGAAGAAACAATCAACAATGTTTCTTTGAGAGACGTAAAAGACAACTACAGAACCTATTTCGTTCCTGAGCACGCTTATTTAGTAGTCGTTGGAGATGTGAAAACAAAAGACGTGAAAAAAATGGTTGAAAAACTATTTGGTTCATGGGTAAAAGCTACAGCGCCAAGATTAGAGTACTCAAATCCAAGCAATGTACAATACACTCAAATCAACTTTGTAGACATGCCAAACGCCGTTCAATCTGAAATTTCGTTGATTAACACGGTAAACTTAAAAATGTCAGATCCTGATTTCTTCCCGGTAATCTTGGCTAACCAAGTATACGGTGGTGACTTCAACAGTTATTTGAACATGAACTTAAGAGAGAAACACGGCTGGACTTACGGAGCTCGCTCAAGTGTAGGTTTCGACAAATACGCGTTCAGTCAATTCAAAGCAAATTCTCAGGTAAGAAATGCAGTTACTGACAGTGCTGTAGTAGAAGCTATAAAAGAATTAGGCCGAATCAGAACTGAAAAAGTATCTGACGAAATGTTAAATAGCGTAAAAGCAGGTTACATCGGACGCTTCGTAATGCAGGTAGAAAAACCGGCAACCGTAGCGCGTTATGCTTTAAACATTGAGACTGAAGGTTTACCGGCTGATTTCTATGAAAACTACATCAAAAACATCAACGCTGTTACAGTTGATGATATCATGAGAGTGGCTAACAAATATTTCTTAGCTGATAACTTAAGAATCGTAGTAACCGGAAAAGGTTCTGAAGTAATAGCAGGATTGGAAAAATTAAAAATTCCAATGTTCTACTTTGACAAATTTGGTAATCCAACCGAAAAACCGGCTATGAAAAAACCGGTTCCTGCCGGAGTAACTGTAAAATCAATTATTGATGGTTATGTAAAAGCAATTGGTGGTGATAAAGCACTTAAAACTGTAAAATCTATTTCAACGGTAGGTACTACTAAAATACCACAAGCTCCAATGCCTTTGGATTATAAATCAAAGTCAGATGCTAAAGGTAAAATGTTGGTAGAATTATCAATGCAAGGAATGAGCATCATGAAACAAGTGGTGAACGGTAATACTGCCTACATGGCACAACAAGGTCAGAAAAAAGTTTTAGAAGGAGAAGAATTAGCAAAAGCAAAAGAAAGCGCTGTTTTATTCAACGAAACTTTATTGACAAACAAAGCCGGAGTTAAAGTTACTGCTGTTGAGCCAATCAATGGTAACGATGCCTATGCTGTTGTTGACGGAGATACTACTTATTACTTTGATGTAAAATCAGGTTTAAAAACAGCCGAAGCTACTTCTGACGAAGACGAAAGCGGTAAAAAATCAAGCCGTGTTAGTTATTTCAATGATTACAGAGAAGTAAAAGGAGTGAAAATTCCTTTCAACACGATTATGAATGTTGGTATCGAATTAGATATTAAAATTTCTGAAGCAAAAATCAATGAAGGGGTTTCTGATGTAGATTTTCAATAA
- a CDS encoding M16 family metallopeptidase: MKKSLIALSSMLMLGGIANAQKVAFEEYDLPNGLHVILHNDPSAPVVITSVMYHVGSKDENPERTGFAHFFEHLLFEGTENIKRGEWMKTVTSNGGTNNANTSEDRTYYFEVFPSNNTELGLWMESERLMHPVINQIGVDTQNEVVKEEKRLRVDNQPYGQLIAEVKKNMFKVHPYRWATIGSMDHLDAATLKEFQDFNKKFYSPNNAVLVVAGQIDIAQTKGWVEKYFGPIPRGVELKKQTFVEAPITETIHATYEDPNIQKPMVVAAYRTPSMKSRDARILDMISTYLSDGKSSKLYKKIVDDKKMALQIGAFSYSQEDYGQYILYGMPQGDFTSNDLIKEIDEEIVKLQTDLISEKDFQKLQNINENNYVDSNSNIEGVAENLATYYLLYGDVNLINTEIDMYRSITREEIRATAKKYLNPNQRLILDYVPAKDKAENK; encoded by the coding sequence ATGAAAAAATCACTAATCGCTTTAAGTTCAATGCTTATGCTTGGAGGAATAGCTAATGCCCAAAAGGTAGCTTTTGAGGAGTACGATTTACCAAACGGTCTACATGTTATTTTACACAATGACCCGTCTGCACCGGTTGTAATTACCTCAGTTATGTATCACGTAGGTTCTAAAGATGAAAATCCGGAAAGAACAGGTTTCGCTCACTTTTTTGAACACTTATTGTTCGAAGGAACCGAAAACATCAAAAGAGGAGAATGGATGAAAACCGTTACGTCAAACGGAGGAACCAACAATGCCAACACTTCAGAAGACAGAACGTATTATTTTGAAGTATTCCCTTCTAACAACACTGAACTGGGCTTGTGGATGGAATCTGAAAGATTAATGCACCCGGTAATCAACCAAATTGGAGTAGATACCCAAAACGAAGTAGTTAAAGAAGAAAAAAGACTACGCGTTGACAATCAACCATACGGTCAATTGATTGCCGAAGTAAAGAAAAACATGTTCAAAGTACACCCTTACCGTTGGGCAACTATCGGTTCTATGGATCACTTAGATGCTGCAACTTTAAAAGAGTTCCAAGATTTCAACAAAAAATTCTATTCGCCTAACAATGCCGTTTTAGTAGTAGCCGGTCAAATCGACATCGCTCAAACTAAAGGATGGGTTGAAAAATATTTCGGACCAATCCCAAGAGGCGTTGAATTGAAAAAACAAACTTTTGTAGAAGCACCAATCACCGAAACGATTCATGCTACTTACGAAGACCCGAACATCCAAAAACCAATGGTAGTGGCGGCTTACAGAACACCATCTATGAAATCTCGTGATGCTCGTATCTTAGACATGATTTCTACGTATTTAAGCGACGGAAAAAGCTCTAAATTATACAAGAAAATTGTTGACGATAAGAAAATGGCATTGCAAATCGGAGCGTTCAGCTACAGCCAAGAAGATTACGGTCAGTACATTCTTTACGGAATGCCGCAAGGTGATTTCACTTCAAATGATTTAATCAAAGAAATCGACGAAGAAATCGTAAAATTACAAACCGACTTGATTTCTGAAAAAGATTTCCAAAAACTACAAAACATCAACGAAAACAACTACGTTGACAGCAATTCTAACATTGAAGGTGTTGCCGAAAACTTAGCTACATACTACTTATTGTATGGCGATGTAAACCTAATCAATACTGAAATCGACATGTACCGTTCTATCACTCGTGAAGAAATCAGAGCTACTGCTAAAAAATACCTTAACCCAAATCAACGTTTGATCTTGGATTATGTACCTGCCAAAGACAAAGCTGAAAACAAATAA
- the rplU gene encoding 50S ribosomal protein L21 yields MYAIVEIAGQQFKVSKDLKVYVHRLANEEGSKVSFDKVLLLDDNGNITLGAPAIEGASVEAKVLQHLKGDKVIVFKKKRRKGYKKRNGHRQCLTQIVIESISATGGKKAAKAEKATEPKAEKAAEPKAPKAKKAETTEE; encoded by the coding sequence ATGTACGCAATCGTAGAGATAGCAGGGCAACAATTTAAAGTAAGCAAAGACTTAAAGGTTTATGTTCACCGTTTGGCTAATGAAGAAGGATCAAAAGTTTCTTTTGATAAAGTTCTTTTATTAGACGACAATGGTAACATTACTTTAGGCGCCCCAGCTATAGAAGGTGCTTCAGTAGAAGCCAAAGTGTTACAACACTTAAAAGGAGACAAAGTAATCGTTTTCAAAAAGAAAAGAAGAAAAGGTTACAAGAAAAGAAACGGTCACAGACAGTGTCTTACTCAAATTGTAATTGAAAGTATCAGCGCTACCGGTGGTAAAAAAGCGGCTAAAGCTGAGAAAGCTACAGAACCAAAAGCTGAAAAAGCAGCAGAGCCAAAAGCTCCGAAAGCAAAAAAAGCAGAAACTACAGAAGAATAA
- the rpmA gene encoding 50S ribosomal protein L27 has protein sequence MAHKKGVGSSKNGRESESKRLGVKIYGGQAAIAGNIIVRQRGSKHNPGENVYMGKDHTLHAKVDGIVKFQKKGDNKSFVSILPFEA, from the coding sequence ATGGCTCACAAGAAAGGTGTCGGTAGTTCTAAGAATGGTAGAGAATCAGAATCGAAACGTTTAGGCGTTAAGATTTATGGTGGTCAAGCTGCAATTGCTGGTAATATCATCGTTAGACAAAGAGGTTCAAAACACAACCCGGGAGAAAACGTTTACATGGGTAAAGATCATACTTTACATGCAAAGGTTGACGGGATTGTAAAATTCCAGAAAAAAGGAGATAACAAGTCATTTGTTTCTATCCTTCCGTTCGAGGCATAA
- the ahcY gene encoding adenosylhomocysteinase, which translates to MSTQTLPFVAYKVKDINLAAWGRKEIELAEAEMPGLMALRAEYGASQPLKGARIAGCLHMTIQTAVLIETLIALGAEVTWSSCNIFSTQDQAAAAIAAAGIQVYAWKGLDEESFDWCIEQTLFFGEDRKPLNMILDDGGDLTNMVFDRYPELIPGIKGLSEETTTGVHRLYERMKNGTLFMPAINVNDSVTKSKFDNKYGCKESAVDAIRRATDVMLAGKRVVVCGYGDVGKGTAASFRGAGSIVTVTEIDPICALQAAMDGFEVKKLNTVVGNADIIITTTGNKDIVMGSHFEQMKDKTIVCNIGHFDNEIDMAWLNKNHGASKVEIKPQVDKYTIAGKDIIILAEGRLVNLGCATGHPSFVMSNSFTNQTLAQIELWTNSAAYKNEVYMLPKHLDEKVAALHLAKLGVELETLNDEQAAYIGVEVQGPFKPEYYRY; encoded by the coding sequence ATGAGTACACAAACATTACCTTTTGTAGCTTACAAAGTTAAAGACATTAACTTGGCAGCTTGGGGAAGAAAAGAAATTGAATTGGCAGAAGCCGAAATGCCGGGATTAATGGCACTTCGTGCTGAGTATGGAGCAAGCCAACCTTTAAAAGGAGCGCGTATTGCAGGATGTCTTCACATGACCATCCAAACGGCCGTTTTAATTGAGACTTTAATTGCTTTAGGAGCCGAAGTTACTTGGTCTTCTTGTAACATTTTCTCTACTCAGGATCAAGCTGCTGCTGCTATCGCTGCTGCCGGAATTCAAGTATACGCTTGGAAAGGTCTTGACGAAGAGTCTTTCGACTGGTGTATTGAGCAAACTTTATTCTTTGGCGAAGACAGAAAACCATTGAACATGATATTAGATGACGGTGGTGATTTAACCAATATGGTATTCGACCGTTACCCGGAATTGATCCCTGGCATCAAAGGATTATCAGAAGAAACTACAACCGGAGTTCACCGTTTATACGAAAGAATGAAAAACGGGACTTTATTCATGCCGGCTATCAACGTAAACGACTCGGTTACTAAATCAAAATTCGATAACAAATACGGTTGTAAAGAATCAGCTGTTGATGCTATAAGAAGAGCGACTGATGTAATGTTGGCTGGTAAAAGAGTAGTAGTTTGTGGTTACGGTGACGTAGGTAAAGGAACTGCAGCTTCTTTCCGTGGTGCCGGTTCTATCGTAACTGTTACCGAAATCGATCCAATCTGTGCTTTACAAGCTGCTATGGACGGTTTTGAAGTGAAAAAATTAAATACTGTTGTTGGAAATGCTGATATCATCATCACCACCACAGGAAATAAAGATATCGTAATGGGTAGCCACTTCGAGCAAATGAAAGACAAAACTATCGTTTGTAACATTGGTCACTTTGATAACGAAATCGATATGGCTTGGTTAAACAAAAACCATGGTGCATCTAAAGTAGAAATCAAACCTCAAGTTGATAAATATACTATCGCAGGAAAAGATATCATCATCCTTGCAGAAGGTCGTTTGGTTAACTTAGGTTGTGCTACAGGTCACCCAAGTTTTGTAATGAGTAATTCATTTACTAACCAAACGTTAGCACAAATCGAATTGTGGACCAACTCTGCAGCATACAAAAACGAAGTGTATATGTTACCAAAACATTTAGATGAAAAAGTAGCTGCCTTACACTTAGCCAAATTAGGCGTTGAGTTAGAAACTCTAAATGATGAGCAAGCCGCTTACATTGGTGTAGAAGTGCAAGGACCATTCAAACCTGAGTACTACAGATACTAA
- a CDS encoding 4'-phosphopantetheinyl transferase family protein, which produces MPLLRITALNSHTQLLVWKITETFEALFSSVALKDVSLARLDGMKSESHQKGFLGVRRLLMEAGYTDFDLYYDEFGKPHLKDGRHISISHSNDFSVIVLSEENIGADLEILKEKTLKLAPRFMDISHLHHLSEEDRLRKATVVWGIKESVFKIKNEVGISFKDHIFEDDFNLEDRQCGVSLQFNNTTERFDIVFDFIEDYVFVCAFEKK; this is translated from the coding sequence ATGCCGCTACTAAGAATCACTGCGTTAAATAGTCATACCCAATTGTTGGTGTGGAAAATAACGGAAACTTTTGAAGCACTTTTTAGTAGTGTTGCCTTAAAGGATGTTTCTTTGGCGCGGTTGGATGGTATGAAGTCGGAGAGTCACCAAAAAGGGTTTTTGGGTGTGAGGCGATTATTAATGGAAGCCGGGTATACCGATTTTGATTTGTACTATGATGAATTCGGGAAGCCACATTTGAAAGATGGAAGGCACATTTCGATATCGCATTCTAATGATTTTTCGGTTATTGTATTGAGTGAAGAAAACATTGGAGCGGATTTGGAAATCTTGAAAGAGAAGACGTTGAAACTCGCGCCGCGATTCATGGATATTTCCCATCTGCATCATTTATCAGAAGAAGACCGCTTGAGAAAAGCCACGGTGGTTTGGGGGATTAAGGAGTCGGTTTTTAAAATTAAAAACGAAGTTGGGATTAGCTTTAAGGATCATATTTTTGAAGACGATTTTAATTTGGAAGACCGGCAATGCGGTGTGTCGTTGCAATTTAATAATACAACAGAACGGTTTGATATTGTTTTTGATTTTATTGAAGACTATGTTTTTGTTTGTGCTTTCGAGAAAAAATAA
- a CDS encoding geranylgeranylglyceryl/heptaprenylglyceryl phosphate synthase gives MRNLYLQILEAKARGQKLLAILLDPDKLAVDSISDLAIKINQSPATHILVGGSSFEGSHLAEIVILLKQKTTLPILLFPGNPSQITAEADGILFLQLLSGRNPDYLIEHQIDAVPILEKTNLEIISTGYILIESGSETAVELVTQTKPLDRNNFDYVAQTAKAGEYVGNKLIYLEAGSGAQQAVPLAMIAKVAERISVPLIVGGGIRSKAGVEEAFTAGADIVVIGTAFENDSAFFENDWSTSQIPNSKC, from the coding sequence ATGAGAAACCTTTATCTGCAAATACTTGAAGCTAAGGCCAGAGGTCAAAAGCTATTAGCGATACTTTTGGATCCTGATAAATTGGCTGTGGATTCGATTTCTGATTTAGCCATAAAAATAAATCAATCGCCGGCGACACATATTTTAGTGGGCGGCAGCTCTTTTGAAGGGAGTCATTTAGCGGAGATTGTTATTTTGTTAAAACAAAAAACGACTTTACCGATACTGTTGTTTCCCGGAAATCCATCACAAATCACGGCAGAAGCCGATGGTATTTTATTTTTACAATTGCTCTCCGGAAGAAACCCTGACTATCTTATTGAGCATCAAATTGACGCGGTGCCTATTTTGGAAAAAACGAACTTAGAAATCATATCTACCGGTTATATTTTAATAGAAAGCGGGAGTGAAACTGCAGTGGAACTGGTAACTCAAACGAAACCCTTAGATCGAAATAATTTTGATTATGTGGCACAAACCGCCAAAGCAGGAGAATATGTCGGAAACAAACTAATTTATCTCGAAGCCGGTAGCGGAGCGCAACAAGCCGTTCCTTTAGCTATGATTGCCAAGGTGGCTGAGCGGATTTCGGTTCCGCTTATTGTAGGTGGTGGTATTCGTTCTAAAGCAGGTGTTGAAGAGGCATTTACTGCTGGTGCTGATATAGTTGTTATAGGGACCGCCTTTGAAAATGACAGTGCTTTTTTTGAAAATGATTGGAGTACCTCCCAAATCCCGAATTCCAAATGTTAG
- the pnuC gene encoding nicotinamide riboside transporter PnuC → MLEFLFSQYKNYPTYEIVLEVTAILFGLLSVWFAKKDNLWVFPTGIINTAIYVYLLWKWSLLGDMMINFYYVVMSIYGWYHWTRKKDDVVEFPISRMTLPEKKWSLGIFVITILFVVAVYTIFDKFTHWTSYVDTLVTGIFFVGMWLMAKRKIENWLLWIIGDIISIPMYYVKGYSFTSIQYLIFTLIAVFGYLEWKRILQQKTV, encoded by the coding sequence ATGTTAGAATTCCTGTTTTCACAATATAAAAACTATCCGACTTATGAAATTGTGTTGGAGGTTACGGCCATCTTATTTGGATTGCTGAGTGTTTGGTTTGCCAAAAAAGACAACCTGTGGGTATTTCCGACGGGGATTATCAATACAGCGATTTATGTGTATTTGCTTTGGAAATGGTCTTTGTTGGGCGATATGATGATTAACTTTTACTATGTGGTGATGAGTATTTACGGATGGTACCATTGGACCCGTAAGAAAGATGATGTAGTAGAGTTCCCAATTTCGCGAATGACTTTGCCGGAAAAGAAATGGTCGCTGGGCATTTTTGTGATAACGATACTTTTTGTAGTGGCAGTTTACACAATTTTTGATAAATTTACCCATTGGACATCTTATGTCGATACGTTGGTTACCGGAATTTTCTTTGTGGGGATGTGGCTCATGGCCAAAAGAAAAATCGAAAACTGGCTGTTGTGGATTATTGGAGATATAATTTCCATCCCGATGTATTATGTCAAAGGTTATTCTTTTACGAGTATCCAATATTTAATTTTTACCCTTATTGCCGTTTTTGGCTATTTAGAATGGAAAAGAATTTTACAACAAAAGACAGTTTAA
- a CDS encoding DUF4301 family protein, with protein MEKNFTTKDSLTITHGFSEADFEQIKSHGISLAKIAEELALFESGIPKITLAKPALVDDGILKYSIAEFQQFAGLFDSKKSDLKLKKFVPASGAASRMFKFLNEFLNDFDHENETINAYINRRKDKNLPTFLAGIEKFPFYEQVKSKLKLLHDDYYEMEGHEKSYHFIKIMLSPEHFDFANKPKGVLDFHKYNDHIATPVEEHLNECAFYAASNSVSHLHFTVSDHHEDLFEKIINEVKQKVEEASKTTLHVTYSHQDKSTDTIAVNTNNEPFRNENGTLVFRPGGHGALINNLNELDADVIFIKNIDNVIQDHIQEITLYKKGLAGILLDLQQQIFEILAAIEHQKIEDIHIEKIIDFMQQKLNIDIIEGFSKYTLENKIDFIKEQLNRPIRVCGMVKNEGEPGGGPFWVRDAKGHLSLQIVESSQVDTHNHEQAQILAESTHFNPVDLVCATKNYKGTKFDLSQFIDHKTGFIVSKNKSGKELKAYELPGLWNGAMAKWITVFVEVPLVTFNPVKTVNDLLKPAHQPQ; from the coding sequence ATGGAAAAGAATTTTACAACAAAAGACAGTTTAACTATCACACACGGATTTTCAGAGGCTGATTTTGAGCAAATCAAATCGCATGGTATTTCATTAGCTAAAATTGCCGAGGAATTGGCCTTGTTTGAATCGGGGATTCCTAAGATTACTTTGGCTAAACCGGCATTAGTTGATGATGGGATTCTTAAATACAGCATTGCAGAATTTCAACAGTTTGCAGGTTTGTTTGACTCGAAAAAGAGTGATTTAAAACTAAAAAAATTCGTTCCGGCCTCAGGTGCTGCCAGCCGAATGTTCAAATTTTTGAATGAGTTCCTGAATGATTTCGACCACGAAAACGAAACGATTAACGCTTACATCAACCGAAGAAAAGATAAAAACCTGCCGACTTTCCTGGCCGGGATTGAAAAATTCCCATTTTACGAACAGGTTAAATCGAAATTGAAATTGCTTCATGACGATTACTACGAAATGGAAGGGCATGAGAAGAGCTATCATTTTATAAAAATCATGCTGTCGCCAGAGCATTTTGATTTTGCCAACAAACCCAAAGGCGTATTAGATTTTCATAAATACAACGATCATATTGCCACTCCGGTGGAAGAGCATTTGAACGAATGTGCTTTTTATGCGGCTTCTAATTCGGTTTCGCATCTGCACTTTACAGTTTCAGACCACCATGAAGATTTGTTTGAAAAAATTATTAATGAGGTCAAACAAAAGGTAGAGGAAGCTTCCAAAACCACGCTTCATGTCACTTATTCGCATCAGGATAAAAGTACCGATACTATTGCCGTGAATACTAACAATGAGCCTTTTCGCAATGAAAACGGAACATTAGTTTTTCGTCCGGGCGGCCACGGTGCTTTGATAAACAATTTGAATGAACTGGATGCGGATGTTATTTTTATTAAAAACATTGACAATGTCATTCAGGACCATATTCAGGAAATCACCTTGTATAAAAAGGGATTGGCCGGAATTTTGCTGGATTTGCAACAACAGATTTTCGAGATATTAGCAGCGATAGAGCATCAAAAAATCGAAGATATTCATATCGAAAAAATCATTGATTTTATGCAGCAAAAGCTGAATATTGACATTATTGAAGGCTTTTCAAAGTATACACTCGAAAACAAAATCGACTTCATCAAAGAACAACTCAACCGACCAATTCGTGTGTGCGGAATGGTAAAAAATGAAGGTGAACCGGGTGGCGGGCCGTTTTGGGTTCGTGATGCCAAAGGGCATTTGTCATTGCAAATTGTAGAAAGCTCTCAAGTAGACACACACAATCACGAACAGGCTCAAATCTTGGCCGAATCAACGCATTTCAATCCGGTAGATTTAGTTTGTGCTACCAAAAATTATAAAGGCACTAAATTCGATTTAAGCCAATTTATAGATCACAAAACCGGTTTTATCGTTAGCAAAAACAAAAGTGGTAAAGAATTAAAAGCCTATGAATTGCCCGGACTTTGGAATGGCGCCATGGCCAAGTGGATTACGGTTTTTGTAGAAGTACCTTTGGTGACTTTCAATCCGGTAAAAACGGTAAACGACTTATTAAAACCGGCTCACCAACCTCAATAA
- the arfB gene encoding alternative ribosome rescue aminoacyl-tRNA hydrolase ArfB codes for METDKIISELSFKAVRSSGAGGQNVNKVSSKVVLTFNLTASKALTEEEKALLMHKLATKLSSENLLILNCDEDRSQLKNKEIVIKRFLALIKTALIIQKKRKATRIPRSVIEKRIKAKRNLSEIKQNRRKPQI; via the coding sequence ATGGAAACGGATAAAATCATTTCGGAACTGAGTTTTAAAGCCGTCAGGAGTTCCGGCGCGGGCGGTCAAAACGTCAACAAAGTTTCTTCTAAAGTGGTGCTGACTTTTAATTTAACCGCTTCAAAAGCATTGACCGAAGAAGAAAAAGCGTTGCTGATGCATAAATTAGCTACCAAATTATCTTCTGAAAACTTGTTGATTTTAAACTGTGACGAAGACCGAAGCCAACTCAAAAACAAAGAAATCGTTATCAAACGCTTTTTAGCATTGATTAAAACGGCTCTGATTATTCAGAAGAAAAGAAAAGCAACCCGTATTCCGCGGTCGGTGATTGAAAAACGAATTAAAGCCAAGCGCAATCTCTCGGAAATCAAACAGAACAGGCGAAAACCTCAAATTTAA